TCGAGGAGCAGACCAAGCGCATCGTCGCCGTGGGGCTCGACTACGCGGACTCCTCGCTGCAGGTGCAGCCGTTCGCCGCACCGCGATCGGGCGGTCTGTGGGATGAGACCCGTGTGCAGCTGCGCGACCAGGTCAAGGCGCAGGGCGGTCGCGTCGAAGAGCGCGAGGGTCCGCTCGGCAAGGAACTCCTCGCCGAGGTTCCCGCCACCGCGAGCGAGGGGTCCGGGCTGCGTCTCGCGCGCTTCATCGGCATCGATGGTCCGCGATGGTTCCTCCGCGGCGTCATCGGGGGAGCAGGCGCGTCGGATCCGGAGGCGGGTGCGAAGGTCGAGGATCTCTTCCGATCGATCGTCGTGGTCCGCGGCGGCTCGCCGATGCCCCCTCGTGACCTTATCCCGCTCAAGATGCCGGCGACACCGGGATCCGCGTGAGCACCCCGGACCAGGACCCCGAGCGAGAGAAGCGCACCTCCGAGATCCTCGGTGAGGCGCTCGGCGGTGCCGCTCGCCGGGCCGGCCTCGACCCGGCGGAGAGTTCGAGCACGCACAAGGTCGTGTGGTCCGCGATGGGTGGGTGGCGCGGCATCCTCGAGTCGGTGCTGCCCAGCCTCGCATTCGTCATCATCTTCACGATCCGCCCCGAACCGCTGATCCTGTCGCTCGGCGTCTCGGTCGGGCTCGCGGCGGTCTTCACGGTCGTACGACTCCTGCAGAAGTCACCGCCGTCGGCCGCGCTCGGCGGTCTCATCGCTGCGGTGGCTGCCGCCGCCCTCGCACTGTGGACCGGTCGAGGGGCGGACAACTTCGTTCCCGGACTCATCACGAACGCGGTGTACGGGTCGGTGATCCTGGTGTCGGCCCTGATCGGATGGTCGCTGATCGGCCTCGCGGTCGGATTCCTGATGGGGGAGGGCACCACGTGGCGCAGTGATCGCCGCAAGCGCCGTGCCTACTTCTGGCTCGGGATCGCATGGGCTGCGCTGTTCTTCGCGCGGCTCGCCGTGCAGCTGCCGCTCTATCTCGCGGGAGACGTCACCGCCCTCGGCACCCTCAAGCTCGTCATGGGGTTGCCGTTGTTCGCTCCCCTCATCGCGGTGACCTGGCTGGTCGTCCGCGCTCTGCACCCGCGAGAGCCGGCGCGCGAGGATGCCTCCGAGGCGTGATAGATTTATCTTGATATCAAGATAAATCGCAGGCTTTCGCCCGCGGGCTGCGCGGAGCAGACTGGTTAGGTCCGCCTTGCTAGCCGCAGGGGCTCGCTGGCGAGCAAGATGGAGGCGCCTGTCGCTCCCATCCGAATAGAAGGAGACGGATTCGTGTCCACGGTGAACAGCTTCGGTGCCAAGAGCACCCTGACAGTCGGCAGCACCGACTATGAGATCTTCCGCATCGACACGGTGCCCGGTTTCGAGAAGCTCCCCTTCAGTCTCAAGGTCCTCCTGGAGAACCTGCTTCGCACCGAGGATGGCGCGAACGTGACGAAGGCGCAGATCGAGGCGCTGGGATCGTGGGATGCCGCGGCAGAGCCCAGCACCGAGATCCAGTTCACGCCGGCGCGCGTGGTCATGCAGGACTTCACCGGCGTCCCCTGCATCGTCGACCTCGCCACCATGCGTGAGGCCGTCACGGCACTCGGTGGCGACGCGAACAAGATCAACCCGCTCTCGCCCGCCGAGATGGTCATCGACCACTCCGTCATCGCCGACCTGTTCGGCTCGGAGAACGCCCTCGAGCGCAACGTCGAGATCGAGTACGAGCGCAACGGGGAGCGGTACCAGTTCCTGCGCTGGGGTCAGACGGCGTTCAGCGACTTCAAGGTCGTCCCGCCGGGAACCGGCATCGTCCACCAGGTGAACATCGAGCACCTCGCCAAGGTCATCTACGACCGCGACGTCAACGGCGTGCTCCGCGCCTACCCCGACACCTGCGTCGGCACCGACTCGCACACCACCATGGTCAACGGCCTCGGCGTGCTCGGCTGGGGCGTCGGCGGTATCGAGGCCGAGGCCGCGATGCTCGGTCAGCCCGTGTCGATGCTCATCCCGCGCGTCGTCGGCTTCAAGCTGTCCGGCGAGATCCCCGCCGGCGTGACCGCGACCGACGTCGTGCTCACGATCACCGACATGCTGCGCAAGCACGGCGTGGTCGGCAAGTTCGTCGAGTTCTACGGCGAAGGCGTCGCTTCCGTTCCGCTCGCCAACCGCGCCACCATCGGCAACATGTCTCCGGAGTTCGGCTCCACCGCCGCGATCTTCCCGATCGACGACGTGACGCTCGACTACCTGCGCCTCACCGGCCGCAGCGAAGAGGCCGTCGCGCTGGTCGAGGCCTACGCCAAGGAGCAGAAGCTCTGGCACGATGCCGCGCACGAGCCGACCTTCAGCGAGTACCTCGAGCTCGACCTCGGCACGGTCGTCCCGTCGATCGCGGGTCCGAAGCGCCCGCAGGATCGCATCCTCCTCTCCGAGGCGAAGTCGCAGTTCGAGCAGGACATCCTGAGCTACGCGTCGCCGTCCACCTCGGACTCGATCGTCGACCTCGAGTCGAAGCACTCGTTCCCGGCGTCCGACCCCGGTCAGGCACCCGGCGACGAGGAGCCGTCCACGCGTCCGGTGCACATCAACAGCGGTGCTCCCGCCAATGCCTCGAAGCCCGTGCCGGTCACCACGCCGTCGGGGGAGAAGTACATCCTCGACAACGGTGCGGTCACCCTCGCGGCCATCACCTCCTGCACCAACACGTCGAACCCGTCGGTGATGATCGCCGCCGGCCTCGTCGCACGCAAGGCGCTCGAGAAGGGCCTGAAGCAGAAGCCCTGGGTGAAGACCACGCTCGGTCCGGGCTCGAAGGTGGTCACCGACTACTACGAGAAGTCCGGTCTCGACAAGGACCTCGAGGGCCTCGGCTTCTACACCGTCGGCTACGGCTGCACGATCTGCATCGGCAACTCGGGTCCGCTGATCGAAGAGGTGTCGGAGGCGATCAACTCGCACGACCTCGCCGTCACGGCGGTCCTCTCCGGTAATCGCAACTTCGAGGGACGCATCAGCCCCGACGTGAAGATGAACTACCTCGCCAGCCCGCCGCTGGTGATCGCGTACGCTCTCGCCGGCTCGATGCACTTCGACTTCGAGAACGACGCGCTCGGGAAGGGCACCGACGGCGAAGACGTCTTCCTGAAGGACATCTGGCCGACGCCCGACGAGGTGCAGGAGATCGTCGACTCGTCCATCTCGCGAGACCAGTTCATCAAGCAGTACGCGACGGTCTTCGACGGCGACGAGCGCTGGCGCAGCCTGCCCACCCCGGATGACGCGATCTTCCAGTGGGACGAGAACTCGACCTACGTCCGCAAGGCTCCGTACTTCGACGGCATGACGATGGAGCTCACCCCGGTGAAGGACATCGAGGGTGCTCGCGTCATGGCGACGCTCGGCGACTCGGTCACCACCGACCACATCTCGCCGGCCGGAAACATCAAGCCCGGTACGCCCGCGGCCCAGTACCTCACCGAGCACGGCGTCGACCGCAAGGACTTCAACTCCTTCGGCTCGCGTCGCGGCAACCACGAGGTCATGATCCGCGGCACCTTCGCGAACATCCGTCTGAAGAACGCGATGGTCGCGGCCGTCAACGACGGACAGGTCGTCGAGGGTGGATTCACGCGTGACTTCACCCAGCCGGGTGGGCCGCAGTCGTACATCTACGACGCGAGCATGAACTACCAGGCGCAGGGCACGCCGCTCGTCATCTTCGGTGGCAAGGAGTACGGCTCGGGTTCGTCGCGTGACTGGGCGGCCAAGGGCACGAGCCTGCTGGGCGTCAAGGCGGTCATCACCGAGAGCTTCGAGCGCATCCACCGCTCGAACCTGATCGGCATGGGTGTCGTCCCGCTGCAGTTCCCCGCGGGCGAGAGCTGGGAGTCGCTGGGTCTCGACGGCACCGAGATCGTTTCGATCTCGGGTCTGGAAGAGCTCAACAACGGAGTCACGCCGAAGACGGTCAAGGTCACGGCCACCCCGAGCGAGAACTCGCCCGAAGGCAAGCAGCCGGTGGAGTTCGACGCGGTCGTCCGCATCGACACCCCCGGAGAGGCCGACTACTACCGCAACGGCGGCATCCTGCAGTACGTGCTGCGTTCGCTCGTATAGTTTCTGAACCGATGAGCGCCCCGTCCGGCATCAGCCAGGCGGGGCGCTTTGCGTTGGGATCGCTCATAGAATGACGGGATGAGCCGTCGCCAACGCTAGCCCCATCCAGGGGTCGCGATCGACGAGGGGATACCTCCATGCGCAAGGTGCTCTGCGACAGCCTCTATCAGCGCACCGGGCACCGTATCTGTTGCGGCCGCATACCGGCGTGGACCGCCTACGTCGGCCAGCGCTGGGACACCTACGACGTCGCGCCGTGGAATCTCTACAACATCGTCTGGCGGGCGCAGGAGTGGGTGCGTGGTGGGATGAGCTGACGCCCTCGCAGCGTCCGCCACACAGCGAAGGCCAGCTCTGTGCTACGGCCGCAGGCGCAGAACGTCGCCTGGCTGGATGGTGCCCTGCAAGTGAACGTCGTTGAAGTAGAACAGGCCTGTCCCGAACACGCAGAAGCGGGTAGCGATTCCCTGGATCGCATCGCCCGGTGCGACGGTGTAGGTCGTCGGGATGCCGTCGACTAGGCCGACCTCGCCCACCGCGAACTCGCGCGGACCGCTGTCGACGGGTGCGTCGAGCCGCGGCTTGGCCTCCGGAGTGTTCGGGTAGTACAGCGCCTCGCACTCGCCATGCGTGCGGTCCGTGATCGGCGCGGCAGACGTGACCGGCTCATCAGCCGGAGCGGCAGCGGCCGTATGGACCGGAGCGGCAGCGGCCGTATCGACCGGAGCAGCAGCGGCGGTCTGGTTGAACAGTGCCCAGCCGCCGACCGTTGACGCGACCGTGCCGACAACAGGAGCAGCGACAGCGGTGAGGCCCGCGACGACGAGCACGGACACGACGGTGGCGACCTTCTGAGAGCGGTTCATCCGTCTCAGCTTGGCACCGAACCGCTGTGGATGCCAGAGCCAGTGGGCAAGGACGGGACGTGCAGTGGTTCAGTTGTGGCCGACCCCACGACACGGCGGCGCCAGGTCTTGTTCGCCGCGCAGCAGCGCGAGCGTGGCGCGTGCCCTGGCGAACCGCGGGCGATGCGCCGGGGCCGACTTCACAACCGTGATGGAGATGTCGTGGTTCGCGCCGACGATTACGTACGAGAACTCGTGGACGTCGAGGTCGCGCAGCTCGTAGGCCTTGGTGCCGTCCTTGAGGGCGACCTCGGCGGCGTCGTGCACCTCGTAGGTGAACGACAGTGCGCGGTTTCTCGGTGTGAAAGTTGCCCTAGTAGCTCACAACTCACACCGCAGTACGTACTGCGTTCGCTGGTCTGATCGCAAGGACGATGGGGCTCGGGTCTTCGGACCCGAGCCCCATCGTCCTGTCAAGGGGGTCCTCGCTCACCCGGTTCTCCCGTGTGAGCGCGATAGGATCGGGATGGCGTCGGCGCCCTGTCCGACGCTTCCGGTGAAGCCTGTGAGGAGGCGCAGATGCCCATTCTTCCGAGCATCTCAGGACCCCGTGATCTGGATGCGCTGTCGACGGATCAGCTCGCAGAACTCGCCGCGGAGATCCGCACCTTCCTCGTCGAGAACGTGTCCCGCACCGGCGGCCATCTCGGCCCCAATCTGGGCGTCGTCGAGCTGACCATCGCTCTGCACCGGGTTTTCTCCTCGCCGGACGATCCGTTCATCTTCGACACCGGCCACCAGTCCTACGTGCACAAGCTGCTCACCGGGCGACAGGACTTCTCCGGCCTCCGGGTGCGCGGCGGGCTCGCCGGCTATCCGCAGCGCGGCGAGAGCGACCATGACGTGGTGGAGTCCTCGCACGCGTCGAGTTCCCTCAGTTGGGCGGACGGCATCTCCCGGGCGCTGACGGCGACGGGGCGTGCAGATCGTCATGTCGTCGCCGTCGTCGGTGACGGCGCGCTCACCGGCGGCATGACCTGGGAGGCGTTGAACAACATCTCCGACGACAACGACCGCAACCTGGTGATCGTCGTCAACGACAACGGCCGTTCGTATGCGCCGACGATCGGCGGCATGTCGCGGTATCTCAACCGCGTGCGCACCGCTGCCGCGTACAAGGATCTCCACCGCAAGTCGGACCGACTGTTCCGCGCCTTCGGTCCGGTGGGGCGTGCCGTGTTCCGCGGTGTCCGGGGCGGCACGCACGGGTTCCTCTCCCGTTTCGCCAACAACGAGGCGCTGTACTCGAACCTCGACATCAAGTACCTCGGCCCGGTCGACGGACACGATCTTCCCGCCCTCCTCGAGACGCTCGAGCTCGCGAAGTCGTACGGCGCACCGGTCATCGTCCACACGATCACCGAGAAGGGCCGCGGCTACCAGCCGGCGCGTGATGACGAGGCGGACCAGTTCCACGCCGTCGGCAAGATCGATCCGACGACCGGTGAGACTCTGTCATCGGGTGGGCGCGGCTGGACCGACGTCTTCTCCGATGCTCTGGTCTCGGTGGGGGAGCGCCGGAACGATGTCATCGCGATGACGGCCGCGATGCTGCGACCGACGGGTCTCGCGCCGTTCGCCGAGCGGTTTCCGGATCGGGTGTACGACGTGGGCATCGCCGAACAGCACGCGGTGGCGTCGGCCGCCGGACTCGCCTTCGGTGGGCTGCACCCCGTGGTCGCGTTGTACGCCACCTTCATGGGTCGCGCTTTCGACCAGGTCCTGATGGATGTCGCGCTCCACCGCGCGGGCGTCACCTTCGTGCTCGACCGTGCCGGCGTGACAGGCCCTGACGGCCCCAGCCACCACGGCATGTGGGACCTGGCGATGCTGCAGATCGTTCCCCACATCCGCATCGCGGCTCCTCGAGACGGCGCGCGGCTGACCGAAGCGCTCGATGAAGCCGTGCAGGTCGATGATGCGCCGACCGTCATCCGATTCCCGAAGGGGGAGGTGGCGCCAGACCTTCCGGCGATCGAGAGGCTGCATGACGGTGTCGACGTGCTCGCCCGTGGTGAATCCGAGGACGTGCTGGTCGTGGCGATCGGTCCCTTCGCCGAACTCGCGCTGGATGTCGCCGACAGGCTGCGGGCGCAGGGGATCGGGGCGACCGTCATCGATCCGCGGTGGGCCATCCCGGTGCAGCCGTCGATCGTCGAGCTGGCCGCTCACCACCGCCTCGTGATCACGTTGGAGGACGGCATCCGCGTCGGCGGGATCGGTACGCGGGTGCGGCAGGTGCTCCGCGAGGCCGGGATCGACACCGCTGTCGACGAGCTGGGCCTCCCTGACGAGTTCATCGATCACGCGTCACGGGACCAGATCCTCGGTGACGCGGGTCTGACAGCGCCGAAGATCGCCCAGGACATCGTGTCCCAGGTGCTCGGCACCCGGATCCCCAAGGCGCGTCACGCAGGGGAGACCGGGACGATCGACCTGCCACTGCGCGAAAGCCGCTGATACGGCGTCTGATCGTTCAGCCGAGGCCGGCGAGCGTGTGCGAGACGATCGGTGCGATGATCGGTCGGCAGCGTTCGCGATCGGCACCGACGAGACCGATGCGGGTACGGCGGTCGAGCACGTCCTCGACGGTCAGC
Above is a window of Microbacterium aurugineum DNA encoding:
- a CDS encoding aconitate hydratase, which encodes MSTVNSFGAKSTLTVGSTDYEIFRIDTVPGFEKLPFSLKVLLENLLRTEDGANVTKAQIEALGSWDAAAEPSTEIQFTPARVVMQDFTGVPCIVDLATMREAVTALGGDANKINPLSPAEMVIDHSVIADLFGSENALERNVEIEYERNGERYQFLRWGQTAFSDFKVVPPGTGIVHQVNIEHLAKVIYDRDVNGVLRAYPDTCVGTDSHTTMVNGLGVLGWGVGGIEAEAAMLGQPVSMLIPRVVGFKLSGEIPAGVTATDVVLTITDMLRKHGVVGKFVEFYGEGVASVPLANRATIGNMSPEFGSTAAIFPIDDVTLDYLRLTGRSEEAVALVEAYAKEQKLWHDAAHEPTFSEYLELDLGTVVPSIAGPKRPQDRILLSEAKSQFEQDILSYASPSTSDSIVDLESKHSFPASDPGQAPGDEEPSTRPVHINSGAPANASKPVPVTTPSGEKYILDNGAVTLAAITSCTNTSNPSVMIAAGLVARKALEKGLKQKPWVKTTLGPGSKVVTDYYEKSGLDKDLEGLGFYTVGYGCTICIGNSGPLIEEVSEAINSHDLAVTAVLSGNRNFEGRISPDVKMNYLASPPLVIAYALAGSMHFDFENDALGKGTDGEDVFLKDIWPTPDEVQEIVDSSISRDQFIKQYATVFDGDERWRSLPTPDDAIFQWDENSTYVRKAPYFDGMTMELTPVKDIEGARVMATLGDSVTTDHISPAGNIKPGTPAAQYLTEHGVDRKDFNSFGSRRGNHEVMIRGTFANIRLKNAMVAAVNDGQVVEGGFTRDFTQPGGPQSYIYDASMNYQAQGTPLVIFGGKEYGSGSSRDWAAKGTSLLGVKAVITESFERIHRSNLIGMGVVPLQFPAGESWESLGLDGTEIVSISGLEELNNGVTPKTVKVTATPSENSPEGKQPVEFDAVVRIDTPGEADYYRNGGILQYVLRSLV
- a CDS encoding DUF3159 domain-containing protein, with the translated sequence MSTPDQDPEREKRTSEILGEALGGAARRAGLDPAESSSTHKVVWSAMGGWRGILESVLPSLAFVIIFTIRPEPLILSLGVSVGLAAVFTVVRLLQKSPPSAALGGLIAAVAAAALALWTGRGADNFVPGLITNAVYGSVILVSALIGWSLIGLAVGFLMGEGTTWRSDRRKRRAYFWLGIAWAALFFARLAVQLPLYLAGDVTALGTLKLVMGLPLFAPLIAVTWLVVRALHPREPAREDASEA
- a CDS encoding DUF3710 domain-containing protein; protein product: MTDNNETSPKSAPENRATEGPFDDSEANPVRPYIDLGGIKILPREGLNLRLEVEEQTKRIVAVGLDYADSSLQVQPFAAPRSGGLWDETRVQLRDQVKAQGGRVEEREGPLGKELLAEVPATASEGSGLRLARFIGIDGPRWFLRGVIGGAGASDPEAGAKVEDLFRSIVVVRGGSPMPPRDLIPLKMPATPGSA
- the dxs gene encoding 1-deoxy-D-xylulose-5-phosphate synthase; translation: MPILPSISGPRDLDALSTDQLAELAAEIRTFLVENVSRTGGHLGPNLGVVELTIALHRVFSSPDDPFIFDTGHQSYVHKLLTGRQDFSGLRVRGGLAGYPQRGESDHDVVESSHASSSLSWADGISRALTATGRADRHVVAVVGDGALTGGMTWEALNNISDDNDRNLVIVVNDNGRSYAPTIGGMSRYLNRVRTAAAYKDLHRKSDRLFRAFGPVGRAVFRGVRGGTHGFLSRFANNEALYSNLDIKYLGPVDGHDLPALLETLELAKSYGAPVIVHTITEKGRGYQPARDDEADQFHAVGKIDPTTGETLSSGGRGWTDVFSDALVSVGERRNDVIAMTAAMLRPTGLAPFAERFPDRVYDVGIAEQHAVASAAGLAFGGLHPVVALYATFMGRAFDQVLMDVALHRAGVTFVLDRAGVTGPDGPSHHGMWDLAMLQIVPHIRIAAPRDGARLTEALDEAVQVDDAPTVIRFPKGEVAPDLPAIERLHDGVDVLARGESEDVLVVAIGPFAELALDVADRLRAQGIGATVIDPRWAIPVQPSIVELAAHHRLVITLEDGIRVGGIGTRVRQVLREAGIDTAVDELGLPDEFIDHASRDQILGDAGLTAPKIAQDIVSQVLGTRIPKARHAGETGTIDLPLRESR